A window from Danio aesculapii chromosome 6, fDanAes4.1, whole genome shotgun sequence encodes these proteins:
- the LOC130230100 gene encoding coiled-coil domain-containing protein 106, which yields MLEKDKLMLMAQTIQTLKQERDFLRQTVLKLSNRGAKKVKKVLDTSTECSTSNTDEESMTSSSSSESPDSDIPRKKRKSHKKTKRASRSKSTKHSTRATTPDDVLRRYNKVFNAYKKEGSISKACTKVGVDRNTLALTAVVAEIQLVDAEFYRSIPKFRTKEEKLFDFAKRCLQSLTTDLKSVIENAKQERKLLPIKYKFR from the exons ATGTTGGAAAAAGACAAGCTGATGCTCATGGCCCAGACAATACAAACACTTAAACAGGAACGAGATTTTCTCCGCCAAACTGTCCTAAAATTGTCAA ACAGAGGggcaaaaaaagtaaagaaagtcTTGGACACAAGCACTGAATGCAGCACCAGTAACACTGATGAGGAGTCCATGACTTCTTCCTCATCTTCAGAGTCACCTGATAGTGATATTCCTCGGAAGAAGAGAAAGAGTCATAAGAAGACAAAGAGGGCCAGCAGGTCAAAATCTACCAAGCACAGCACACGTG CAACAACCCCTGATGACGTACTAAGGCGGTACAACAAAGTTTTCAATGCCTATAAAAAAGAAGGGAGCATTAGTAAAGCATGTACCAAAGTTGGGGTTGACCGTAATACTCTCGCATTAACAGCTGTTGTGGCTGAAATTCAGCTTGTTGATGCTGAGTTTTACAGAAGCATCCCTAAATTCAGAACCAAGGAGGAGAAACTTTTTGACTTTGCCAAGAGGTGCCTGCAGTCACTGACAACAGACTTAAAATCTGTCATTGAAAACGCCAAACAAGAGCGCAAACTTCTGCCAATAAAGTATAAGTTCAGATAG